In Dysgonomonadaceae bacterium PH5-43, a single window of DNA contains:
- a CDS encoding hypothetical protein (product_source=Hypo-rule applied; cath_funfam=3.30.40.10; pfam=PF18976), whose protein sequence is MNIDFPPPSKGTYNNAGGCRQLTNYLEHEDLERMEKGIYTEGFFNLTEDNLYKNQVIEDIDTNVGQLLKTDAKFYAIHVSPSEKELKTMGSTEREQAESMKQYIREVFIPEYAKNFNKGLSAEDIKFYGKIHFDRNRSDNELNMHCHLIVSRKDQSNKVKISPLTNHKNTKKGAIRGGFDRTNLFLQSEAGFDKLFGYQRDLHETFMYCNTMKNGTINAILQMQEQELKQPQTALVPEIENSKKQERSNVGTDIQPNVQTFDQSNDQPADQSINHSGQNVLSSLFSILPTAADVGNPNPEDEFPLRKKPKKKKRGRKLG, encoded by the coding sequence ATGAATATCGACTTTCCACCTCCCTCTAAAGGAACATACAACAACGCCGGAGGTTGCCGCCAGTTGACAAATTACCTCGAACATGAGGATTTAGAACGTATGGAAAAAGGCATTTATACGGAAGGATTCTTCAATCTGACGGAAGACAATCTGTATAAAAATCAAGTTATTGAGGATATTGATACAAATGTCGGGCAGTTGCTAAAAACGGATGCTAAGTTCTACGCCATCCATGTTAGTCCCTCGGAAAAAGAACTGAAAACGATGGGCAGCACCGAACGAGAGCAAGCCGAATCCATGAAACAATACATTCGGGAGGTCTTTATTCCCGAATACGCTAAGAACTTCAACAAAGGACTATCCGCAGAAGATATAAAGTTCTATGGTAAAATCCACTTCGACCGTAACAGGTCAGATAATGAACTAAATATGCACTGCCATTTGATTGTCAGCCGGAAAGACCAATCGAATAAGGTAAAGATAAGCCCGCTTACAAACCATAAGAATACCAAGAAAGGAGCAATCAGAGGCGGTTTCGACAGAACGAACTTGTTTCTGCAATCAGAGGCGGGTTTTGATAAATTATTCGGCTATCAGCGGGATTTGCATGAAACGTTTATGTACTGCAATACGATGAAAAACGGCACTATAAATGCCATATTGCAGATGCAGGAGCAAGAATTGAAGCAACCCCAAACGGCTTTAGTGCCTGAAATTGAGAATAGTAAAAAGCAAGAGCGTTCCAACGTTGGTACGGACATACAGCCAAACGTACAAACGTTTGACCAGTCAAACGACCAGCCAGCCGACCAGTCGATTAACCATAGCGGACAAAACGTTCTCTCTTCCTTATTTTCCATACTCCCCACCGCTGCAGATGTTGGTAATCCCAATCCAGAAGATGAATTTCCATTGCGTAAGAAACCCAAGAAAAAGAAGAGAGGACGAAAATTAGGCTAA
- a CDS encoding hypothetical protein (product_source=Hypo-rule applied; cath_funfam=3.30.1180.10; superfamily=47598) — protein sequence MTPNKNKTALTTIGIDKSTNRLIDKLCKRYNLKKGEIVKLAFEYMDRACINPSEPPESVKTELAKINKRQDDLIRFIRHFEEKELNPMIRATYSIAARFDGVVKALEEMIKSEITLMWDKHSDILQRISDTFGKHAEIINGQTKRLSSIDERQRRDKQKLIDLIVLYAELAACGVMDSKRKEALKTEIHKLINSE from the coding sequence ATGACACCAAATAAGAATAAAACTGCATTAACGACGATTGGAATAGATAAATCAACCAATCGCTTAATCGATAAATTGTGCAAGCGATACAATCTGAAAAAAGGAGAGATTGTGAAGCTCGCTTTCGAGTATATGGATAGGGCTTGTATCAATCCGTCCGAGCCGCCGGAATCCGTTAAAACGGAGTTGGCAAAAATCAACAAACGACAGGATGACCTGATACGTTTTATCCGCCACTTTGAAGAAAAGGAACTGAATCCGATGATTCGGGCGACTTATTCGATAGCTGCCCGTTTCGATGGGGTCGTGAAGGCTTTGGAGGAGATGATTAAATCGGAAATAACTCTTATGTGGGATAAGCATTCGGACATCCTGCAAAGGATAAGTGATACCTTTGGGAAACATGCTGAAATTATAAATGGTCAAACCAAGCGACTGTCCTCTATTGATGAAAGACAAAGACGAGACAAGCAGAAACTCATTGACCTAATTGTTTTGTATGCGGAACTTGCTGCTTGTGGGGTTATGGATAGTAAGCGGAAAGAGGCTCTGAAAACTGAAATTCACAAACTCATTAATAGTGAATAG
- a CDS encoding DNA replication protein DnaC (product_source=COG1484; cath_funfam=3.40.50.300; cog=COG1484; smart=SM00382; superfamily=52540): MEKRKAQSLREVISTNQQFFQALQKDAQEIVAHEKEKIRRQRLPLPLTYADFQSLFCEFGTICLHNRNQAKDFVIDKDNEPIIEQLYCYMTNDSAFSGDLNKGIMLQGKYGCGKTILLETYSLLHNHISRRFFLNQPLFTFIKSVELQEQIVKQSTSAFARRPLIIDEFGRESKTVQDYGNVSRPISELLSLRSDVGVVTHGTTNFTFATLASDEFYGGMIGDRLKVMFNFITLNGESRRV, translated from the coding sequence ATGGAAAAAAGAAAGGCTCAGTCTTTACGGGAAGTGATTTCGACTAATCAGCAGTTCTTTCAGGCATTGCAGAAAGATGCTCAGGAGATAGTTGCCCATGAAAAAGAAAAGATTCGGCGACAACGTTTGCCTTTGCCGCTGACTTATGCTGATTTTCAGAGTTTGTTTTGTGAGTTTGGCACAATTTGTTTACACAACCGCAATCAGGCTAAAGATTTTGTTATTGACAAAGACAACGAGCCTATAATAGAGCAACTCTATTGCTATATGACAAATGATTCTGCTTTCTCCGGTGATTTGAATAAGGGCATCATGCTACAAGGCAAATATGGTTGCGGCAAAACTATCTTGCTGGAAACATATTCATTGCTTCACAATCATATTTCGAGAAGATTTTTTCTGAATCAGCCTTTGTTTACATTCATCAAGTCTGTGGAATTGCAGGAGCAAATTGTAAAGCAATCGACAAGTGCATTTGCACGGAGACCATTAATCATTGATGAATTTGGACGAGAATCGAAAACGGTTCAGGATTATGGAAATGTCAGTCGACCCATATCCGAATTGTTGAGTTTGAGAAGCGATGTTGGAGTCGTAACACATGGCACCACGAACTTCACTTTTGCCACACTTGCGTCCGATGAGTTCTATGGTGGTATGATTGGCGACCGCCTCAAAGTGATGTTCAATTTTATCACTTTGAATGGTGAAAGCCGTCGAGTTTAA
- a CDS encoding hypothetical protein (product_source=Hypo-rule applied; superfamily=46785), whose translation MNLFDLLANFWRVDEQENFSGNDTRLYFFLIYLANRSYWAEWIECSNKRLAANANISLDVLKSSRDRLKAAGLLDYASGGGHRVKTKYQILAPKFDLKPPLYNIKTKDKNSNINSYGKKKGSVFTGSDFD comes from the coding sequence ATGAACCTGTTCGACTTATTAGCCAATTTCTGGAGAGTGGACGAACAAGAGAACTTCAGTGGTAACGATACCCGATTGTATTTCTTCTTGATTTATTTGGCTAACCGCTCCTATTGGGCGGAATGGATAGAGTGTTCCAACAAACGATTGGCGGCCAATGCAAATATATCTTTGGATGTACTGAAATCCTCACGTGACCGACTAAAGGCAGCGGGTCTGTTGGATTACGCTTCTGGGGGCGGACATAGGGTTAAAACTAAGTATCAGATTTTAGCACCTAAGTTCGACCTTAAGCCTCCACTCTACAATATAAAGACTAAAGACAAAAACTCTAATATAAATTCTTATGGAAAAAAGAAAGGCTCAGTCTTTACGGGAAGTGATTTCGACTAA